aataaatacaaagatgtGCTACTTTATCTGTAGATGCTGTTAGAAAATGGACAAGGAAGCATCTCATTAAGAATGAAGTTCCACATGGGCTTTTCTGTTCTTTATCTCTGTTTTAGGATGCTCATGTTCAGAAATCCCATCAGACTGGAACCCTGAGTAACAAATGCGTGTCCTGTGACAAACATGTTCATCTGGTGCAGCGACATCTAGTGGAAGGGAAGCTGTATCACAGAAACTGTGCAAAGTAAGGACATGGCTTAGTAATATTCTCCTCCATCATAACAATGAAGGAATTGTCTTTTAAAAATTGgacaaaggtgttttttttattgtgaatagGAGACATTTTAAGAGAGAATGATTTCAAGTTTttgatttaataattttgtcttaaatgaccaacaaataaaatttaaagcaaACTGAAGAAGGCTTTACATTATACTTTACATATTACTTTACAATATCCTGTTCCTCAGAAGAAATTATGTTTGTGgaaaagttatttaatttgCAGCAAGGTCCTATTTTTATATGCAAACTTCTGTTAGATTTGTAGAAAAACAATCATTTATGAAATCTATTGTTTACAGTTAATTCATAATGGTGTACATTATGTATTTTGACTATTTTAATGGGATTTTACTAGTGAAGTTGGATGAAATTGAGCTAATTTTCAACATATCCAACtataacaacattttaatttaattatgaattaaTGTGCTGGTTGTATTCCCTCATTAAATGACACCATTTACAAAATTAGTTCAAATTCAGAAAGtattgaaaaatgttttatatagtCATGATGAATGGTCTCATTTCTTCTAATGTAAAATAACTGTAGCAGGACCTCACATTTTCTAGTTTCTTCAATGCAATATCTGCAAAATGTGTAAGGTTACTGGTTACTACTTCTGCCAGATAAATATAGAGAAGTAACACatgaaatatttgcttttactTACTAGGACAGAGTAAGTTGAATTGGACATTTTCTGTCACAGGTTTCATTCCCACAATATGGATCTTTTAGCCTTGTTTCATTGATAAGAATAATTTTGATCAAAGATAAATTAGTTATCTAATTTCACTGGAGTCAAAGTTAATCTttctaatcttttttatttaggttCATTCTTACAGttcattagtttttctttcctaCTGTGGCTGATTTCTGTTACATTGCTGTGttcaaatgaggaaaaaatggttaaaaagtCAAAACCAAAGTTAAAGTCTTTGTAAACAGTTTCTAGCTGCACCAGTTTGTTTTTGCAGGACAACAATCACGTTAAAACAGAATTTCCTCGAGTTGTAACCATTTTGTTGTTTCTATATTTTAGGCTGCTATCAACCAACAAAAGCTCACCGCTTCATAATTTACCCACAAATACTTTTGTTTCCAAATACACTCCTCAACCTGATTCCAGTAAAGCCAACACAGTTACTTCAGCTCACACACCGTCCAGACTTGGACCAACATGGCCGACAGAGAGACCCAGCACCACTCCCAAGATCTCCAGCACATTTTCCACTTCACCTTCTTCCTGGTCTGCATCAGGTCCTGCTTCAAAGGAAAGTCCAGCAGCCATTGTCTCTAAACCCACTTCTCCTCGTGACACTGCCTTCACTACCACCTCCTCCATCAGCTCTACTCCCATTGCTGCTCCTCGGgcctcagctgcagcagccaaGACACGAGAGTCTAAGCTTAAGTTCTTGCAGTCAGATAATAACACCAAccatgaagaaagaaagacttCAACCATCAGTGTGGACCTAAATAAAGGTCAGAGTATGGGTGGTAAGACACAGGAAGCCAAGACAAGTCCGGCCGTAACTGTGGTTGTAAATGTTAAAGATCCTGATAAAGGCAAGGTTACTACTAAAACAACTGGTGTGGGTAGCATGGCCCGCACGAAACATGAAGGCCATGAGAGCAAtaaggcagcagcagcagccttcATCTCCAAGAAACTGACTGAGGAGAATAACAACAACAGTAAGCCATCATGGATGACTACCGCTCTCAAAACAACTGAGAAGTAAGTCAATAACTCCAGACACAAAAGCTTGACCTCTGCAGGTGAAGAATGGCATGTAATGTGTTGTTGTCTCTCTTCAGGCCTCAGTCTCAAGTAGAAACACCTAAAAGGGAgacagagggtggcagagggaGGGTTAAACTGAAAGCAGACCCTGCAATCCTTGCTGATCTTcatgttccagagcccaagaaCTCTGCTCACAGTCCAGCTGGCAAGTGTGGACATGCAGACAAGACCCCAAACTTAAAGCCCGGCAGAGCATCACCCAACACTTCAGGTACAGAGTCGTAGTATGCATCAGTTTTATCATGTTTCCCTTAGGAGTACACTCCCTCTCTCCACTggtgatttatttaattacaggATGACTCTAATCACACtaagtaaaaacacaatatttgaCATGTAAAACAGCCCAAAGTCTCCTAGTGGTTCCCAGAGTCAGGACTAAACATGGCGAGGCTGCGTGTCATTTCTATGCGGCTAAAGCCTGGAACATTCTGCCTGAAGATGTAAGACAATCGTCTAGTGTGGCTGTGCTTATGAcagcttaatttatttattttgtttctgtacCAACTGTACCATCTATAAATGTTCCTTCGTCTTTTGTTGCCTTTAATCTTTTACTGTATAatgttgtttatctttgttTCCTGTCAGGCACATCGAGCTGCTTTTTCTGTAGGAAATGttccttataaataaaattgccttGACTATATCATAATGTAAAGGAAAAGGTTACACTTTTCTAACAAAACCATTCACACATCGctttactttattaataaaatcaaatcactgagaaattatttcattaagtcaGTAAATAATTAGACTGCTTCTAGAATATACTTTGATAATATGGTTAAAATCAAGTATTCATCCTCCCTGAAGACTGAGAAGTTATTTAGACCTACTTTTAAGTCTGTTTGCTTTATGTTAGTCATGTTaatttatcaacattttttctatttatttcatataaagGTGTTAAATTAGTATTAGCCCCACCATTGTTGGTAAATATGCTATCAATTTTTATCACAATAAAAAGGAGAATAGATGTCAATAGTATATTATCTATAGTATAATAGAGGGTGTGACAAGTGTGGAGAAGGAAATGAGCCAGAGAGTGAAAAAACATGGGTTtcccttgtttttatttttttattttttcgcAGTGTCAGACAACGAGTCGCCAGCAGATTGGAGATCAAAGCTCAAGCCTGTCTCCAAAGAAACCAAGTAAGACTTGTTTTACtgagttattttgtttgtgttgcgactatttttcatgtttctgagTAGTTTTGGTCTCCTCTTGgctgctgcttttattattgtcatAATAGCagggagtgtgtgtatgtgggtgtgcTCTCAGCATATTGACATCATTGagctttatctttttttcccctcctgatgtcctgtccatccatccatcctgtgCTCCCGTCTTTCATCCGTCTCCCCAAACATTCTTCCCACAGGAAGCCTGTACCTGCTGCTCCTCCAAATGGCTCAGCCATCATTTGTAGTCGTAGCTCTCGGTCTTTGCGTTTCCGCCACATGCATGTGAGCCCCAAATGGTGTCAGGTCTGAACAGAGTTCTCTGTGGTGCGGCATATGTTCAGTGCTCAGAGTTCCTCTCCCCACGTGACCTTTACTCTCGCTCTCATGAATCAAAGCTACGATGCAGATACAGAGAAAGGATGACTTGTAGATGCAGATAAACTGTTGTTAAATTCTTTCTGTCCCTTTGcctgtgtttttctccatctgtccACAGACCTGCAGGTCCTCCACAGTCTTCTCCTAAACCATGGTCTAATGGAGCTGAAAAAACACCAGGGGTttctgctgggccttcttcatCTTCCCCTCATATTCCCAGCCCAAGTTTTTCTCTGACCCCACCAGTATCAAAGGGTAAGAACATGATCAGCTGTGTTGTGATTGTGTTCTGTTTCAATATGGATTGCAATTTAGCAGAgttttctctctatttttttccctccttttgtTTTCAACTTTATGAATTTGCTTTGTGCATTTCAACTCTTTCCTTTTAGGATTTCAGAATGGCCAGAAAGCGCAAACTGCAAATGGCACCAAGTCAGAGTCAAAGGTTTCTAAGGTAACAAGCCAGGTAACAGTTTGCTTTATCTTTTCTCTGATCagatttagattaaattaagCTTACGTTTTCACACAATCTGGGAACATGTACAGGTGATGGGGATGACTTATCAGTTTAGTTGCCTAATTTAGCAGCTGTTCATGCTACCCAAGCAACTGCTTTAactagtttttttaatttttattttgggcTTCTGAAAGATTACCCAAAAATGCTTTGCTGTTTCATTTACTCAGTCCTAACACACATGTCTGACTGGTAAGGCTAGCAGCATGATTTCCCAGTGTGCAAACTGTTTGGTGATTGACCTTGACTATCAGTCTGTCAGTGCAgttacatatatattttagttGCACAGAACCTGCTGTAACGCGCCCTGGTCCTGAAAGACTGGTGGAGATGATGAAATGACATCATACAGGCCTTGCACACAAATGGACAAGCAGATTGATTTCTCCCTAAGATGTACTGCTTTGTTCTGTAAATAGCTGCAGTCTCTTAAGAACATTGTTTTTGCTTGTTGAATTTAAGGAGTTTGtatgattcaaataaaaaaaagctgcataatatgttttaaaatgccAGTGTACATCTTCCAACAGATTTACATCAGTGCATAAACCTGACTGGACGACAGATTACCAGTTCATGATCCAGtggaagcacaaaaaaaaaaaaacaataatcctCATtagtaacaataaaaaaataaaaacactgggGATGCAAAATGGCTACTTATGCAAAAATAAGcataaataaagtaaacacaGAGCTTTATGAATCAAAAGTTCTCCAACAGCTAATTCTCAACTATGAActtacacatttttgttttatttattttttgctgcacTGTTAGTAGTATGTCCAAATGTCATTATTTatacacttttttatttttttatattttacatcaaGGACAACATAAAAAttgaaatgaacaaatatgcaaacaagggtgatgaaacagaaaaaccatcaaatggaaaataacatgtttttgttcatttctccAGTGCTGTTATCAGTACATTCTTAAGAGAGTTGCCAGTTGTTGTGGGTAGCCTCTAAATGACCTAACAGGGAGAACATCTACAACCCAGTACGTTATAACACCTCATGAATCCTTCTTATACTGGTGGGTGGAGGAAGTGTCAATTAAAAATAAGCTGCTTATTGAAAAAAGTCATTCATGCTGTTAGCTGTTCTGGGTACGCTGGACTCTGAGAAATTCTTTTAAAGATTGGAAAGGAGATTTTTCCAAGAGCCCACAGAAGTTGTCAAATATCTTTAACTCTCTTAGATCAAAACCCTGATGATAAATAcagacatgataaaaaaaacattgttacaTAATCAGCAGGCGAGAGTTTACACCTGTTGACTGGTTAGTTTAATGGTCTGTAATTTTGTACACTGTAACTGCACATCTTCCATATAATTTTGTCTGCTcttgtttgtgcatgtatgtCACATCTGTAGACAAATCCAGACTACATTCCCAAAGAGGATATCAGCAGAGAGCTTCAGGAGAttgaaaataatctgaatgagCTGGAGCAGAGAGGCGTGGAGCTGGAGATGAAGCTGCGCAGCTGTGAGGAAGGTGAGATAAACTCGTAACGTACAAACATCTTTAGTCGGCATGATGTGGCCTAACGGGGAGACTGAGAGGAGGGAGTGTATCGGTGATTAACtgggttttttgtgtgtgtgtcagagggGGATGATGACACACTCATGGATGAGCTCATGGTTGAGTGGTTCAACCTGATCAGGAACAAGCAGGTGGCCATGCGTCGGGAGTCTGAGCTGGTATACATGTGAGtgtatacataaacacacacacacacacacataaagtcACACACTAAGAGATGGGGGATGCCACTATTAGTGAAACAGACTTGTGACCAGAAGGTTGACAGTTTGAGTTCCCAGTGTCCTCCCTCCTCCATCACACAGCAAGGAACGAGACGACCCTCCACCCCTCCTCCCAACGGCTAAACTAGAAACAAAAATtgaagcaaaacacacacattaattatttttataagtaTATTTTGTGGATTATCAGTCctgattacattttattataaaccGGACCCTGTCACGATTTTAACTGCTAAAAATCCTGTGGATACATATTTGGTTATGGCTCACTCTGTGTACGCCACCTTCTTAGTGAATTCATTGCTAATGTAGTGAACTTTTCTCAAAATTAGCAGCTTGGCCCATCTCAACTTTATAACTGTAAGcctgtttgtttcttctctgtCAAAGTTCCCAAAAACATTTGatgtaaaacttttaaatggCCACAATATAGGATAATTATAACGGTGCAAATGGCATTGGATTTTGTAAAGTTGTTGGCAAATAAAGTCAGGCTAGCTAGGTTTGAATTTATTTGCACTGTATTTCGTAGAATTTATCATTTGGCCATACCTGTAAGGGCAACACACTTcctttcaacattttttctatCTTCCACATACCTACAGTAAATAAAAGATTGGCTTGATAAATGTTtcatgttgttgtgtttttcatcGTGTGCAGTGGGAAAACTCAGGACCTGGAGGAACAGCAGCCCAATGTTGAGCTGGAGCTCAGGAGGCTGATGGAGAAACCAGGTGAGAAAAACACTTTTAGCTCCTCTACAACACAAAGTTCTTGTGTGACACTAAAATCTGTTTGTACTTTTAGAACATATGAAATCGGCCTGGGAAAGAAAGCGAGAAGAGCAGCTGATGGAAAAACTAATGGAGATTGTCAACGATAGAAACGCTATTGTTGAGGGTCTGGACGAGGACagactcaggtgtgttttcagCCAGAAAACAGGAGGGATATGTTGTGAATAACTGGATTCATACACAGATCAGTATAAGATGTGGAGCTcaatttaaaaaggattttccttttttttttatgtgtaaatgaGATTGTGTAGAACATATGAGTTGTAGTGCAGCAGGAATCAGAGCGCTCTCGATTTGGAggagcaacatttttccatctgcaaCAGTTCAAAGTAAACACACCACAGGTTGCAGACTTCACATTACTGATTACTGAAGATTTAAGTATAAATGGTTAAAATAATGATCCAAATGTCCACCTTGGAACACCGTAAGAGAACAGTACATGCAAACATGTGGATGTTGAGTTGTTaatctctttgctttttttttctttgcttactTTCCttagggaggaagaggaggatgagcaGCTAAacaagatgatgatgaatttCAGTGAGTGTTTCCACCACCTCCACAGGTGGCTCTGGTCTACCTCCTGTCTTCATTCTGTTCATTAGTTATCACAACCTCAGTGTCACAACAATTTAGTCGACTTGCAAATGATGAAATTCAGGATTTCCATCATGTTCATCTCTAATTGAAGTAGATGGAATTCTCATTGTGGTTTATGGAAGTTTGCGTGCGTGTTTGTGTGCGAGTTTGTAATGCAATTTTAAGGGTACTGTTGGGTGATGTTTTTCATCTCATTTGATCACATATCTGCTAATGGAAAAGGCATCAGACAAAATACTCCCTCCCTTTTGTCAGCAGTGTTCGTGTTAGACAAATGGATAATGCAGCTGCCTAATTTGACCCTGTGATAGAACAGAGTTAAAACGGACTTCATTTGCAATTCATGATCAGGGACGCAGAGCTGAAATTGAAGAGATTTATTGAACTTAAGTGAAAGGTCATTATGTTTCAGCGAGTGAATGCCCGACCGTGGGCTAAAGATTAGCCATTTCAGTTTAATGTATTCATAAAGTTAATGCCAAAGTTTCA
The Melanotaenia boesemani isolate fMelBoe1 chromosome 4, fMelBoe1.pri, whole genome shotgun sequence genome window above contains:
- the micall2b gene encoding protein-methionine sulfoxide oxidase mical2b isoform X1; the protein is MSSGMSAVKALQQWCRVQCEGYRDVSITNMTTSFRDGLAFCALIHKHRPDLINFDSLKKDDVYENNKLAFKVAEVELGIPALLDAEDMVALKIPDRLSILTYVSQYYNYFHGRSPIGGMAGIKRPAEGLTDEPPGKKNQPVVSKVLPAAKPARENSPPPSSNITRPTPSPLQIRSSSQDAHVQKSHQTGTLSNKCVSCDKHVHLVQRHLVEGKLYHRNCAKLLSTNKSSPLHNLPTNTFVSKYTPQPDSSKANTVTSAHTPSRLGPTWPTERPSTTPKISSTFSTSPSSWSASGPASKESPAAIVSKPTSPRDTAFTTTSSISSTPIAAPRASAAAAKTRESKLKFLQSDNNTNHEERKTSTISVDLNKGQSMGGKTQEAKTSPAVTVVVNVKDPDKGKVTTKTTGVGSMARTKHEGHESNKAAAAAFISKKLTEENNNNSKPSWMTTALKTTEKPQSQVETPKRETEGGRGRVKLKADPAILADLHVPEPKNSAHSPAGKCGHADKTPNLKPGRASPNTSVSDNESPADWRSKLKPVSKETKPAGPPQSSPKPWSNGAEKTPGVSAGPSSSSPHIPSPSFSLTPPVSKGFQNGQKAQTANGTKSESKVSKVTSQTNPDYIPKEDISRELQEIENNLNELEQRGVELEMKLRSCEEEGDDDTLMDELMVEWFNLIRNKQVAMRRESELVYIGKTQDLEEQQPNVELELRRLMEKPEHMKSAWERKREEQLMEKLMEIVNDRNAIVEGLDEDRLREEEEDEQLNKMMMNFSIKKDKPKKKSKLFSWGSKKER
- the micall2b gene encoding protein-methionine sulfoxide oxidase mical2b isoform X2, which translates into the protein MSSGMSAVKALQQWCRVQCEGYRDVSITNMTTSFRDGLAFCALIHKHRPDLINFDSLKKDDVYENNKLAFKVAEVELGIPALLDAEDMVALKIPDRLSILTYVSQYYNYFHGRSPIGGMAGIKRPAEGLTDEPPGKKNQPVVSKVLPAAKPARENSPPPSSNITRPTPSPLQIRSSSQDAHVQKSHQTGTLSNKCVSCDKHVHLVQRHLVEGKLYHRNCAKLLSTNKSSPLHNLPTNTFVSKYTPQPDSSKANTVTSAHTPSRLGPTWPTERPSTTPKISSTFSTSPSSWSASGPASKESPAAIVSKPTSPRDTAFTTTSSISSTPIAAPRASAAAAKTRESKLKFLQSDNNTNHEERKTSTISVDLNKGQSMGGKTQEAKTSPAVTVVVNVKDPDKGKVTTKTTGVGSMARTKHEGHESNKAAAAAFISKKLTEENNNNSKPSWMTTALKTTEKPQSQVETPKRETEGGRGRVKLKADPAILADLHVPEPKNSAHSPAGKCGHADKTPNLKPGRASPNTSVSDNESPADWRSKLKPVSKETKPAGPPQSSPKPWSNGAEKTPGVSAGPSSSSPHIPSPSFSLTPPVSKGFQNGQKAQTANGTKSESKVSKTNPDYIPKEDISRELQEIENNLNELEQRGVELEMKLRSCEEEGDDDTLMDELMVEWFNLIRNKQVAMRRESELVYIGKTQDLEEQQPNVELELRRLMEKPEHMKSAWERKREEQLMEKLMEIVNDRNAIVEGLDEDRLREEEEDEQLNKMMMNFSIKKDKPKKKSKLFSWGSKKER